From the Solanum lycopersicum chromosome 10, SLM_r2.1 genome, one window contains:
- the LOC101246671 gene encoding uncharacterized protein yields the protein MKKNKEGSSKKRMTGRSYKQWLKQRAQLRSKHSEDAATKEDQSAEEQEHKVEEVNAHRVDDRREKQICSSKENDKKVTEPFKAELKVDRTHEANCVRSKQDDKSEGESKDCSICKQKGNLLCCAGRGCKRNFHLSCLVPPVSYFPPGAWYCYWCVRRKMKLGVHAISEGIESLLDVRKLSLVNEVVQKREYLVKYKGLAHVHNLWITEEQLRLEAPAALARFKKYHKSVSWKTEWSVPHRLLDKRKLAVIDHNNTDVHGNDENDADCDYEWLVKWTGLDYSHATWELENASFLVSLEAVKLMTDYEIRHQQAKKEVHPLTEDEKRKANFPELPTPLFGSTPQVYNNHLSFVNNLRKYWQKGKSAVIIDDQERILKVVLFLLSLPKDVGLPFLIITTSAALLLWEAEFSRWGYANIVVYKGNRDIRAIIRTLEFYNKQGALMFQVLLSCYDAIVEDLEMLRPVGWGAVITDQCQGSSMSMHHSQIKVLIADMRLLIFRQLEDRCDRRFNRCNILSFLDPKDKANNKLLDTDSDIDLTEFKKRLKHFVAYECKSSASKFIEYWVPVKLSNEQIEQYCACLFSNSAWLCSSLKNDSPSSLCDILVSTRKCCDHPYLEDQSLRDVVMDGIPVDQHFDAEIKLSGKLELLNKILQEIKQQGQRVLVLFRSLGGSGVISIGDILDDFIYRKFGGDSYTSISGNVTRKMKEATLNKFNNKGSGKFAVLMETRACVPSVKLLGIDIIILFNSDWDPNNDLRSLQKITVYSQSEHIKVLRLYSCFTVEEKALILAKQGLTIDSNIENMKQAACHELLTWGASYLFSMLDCFHVQSSISKRSSEVAALDEVFAEFLGLMSSNCENTVNNSGSKILKVQQNEGTYPSKISLLGELEMQQMDDSSFVRRLLENESPHVFWTNLLHGRVPMWKHSPSPSRGNRRKARLQGDVNQPSKGEQVSKKEGNKVHLTPEPKLRKKRKLHVQGKLGTSHLSAGDKHKCRRLATNCSPQCDKPHQSHENCINSPSHQILDSMNRSIDSSIQQSIGNLPMQQHVRIGAVNGTSMKSRNNHEDDASPNTPNLPQSPYLHPLHMEMERIQKEREQITKLHEHVKLLLQSEFEKELDSIMKKYDLLLQIAEMELSQKQVDLDTVYKKVHVHKLLAEAMIQIQDTADSVGPLEMTVDVVGSTITGSEESLPNRPSSVPAVTASISEPVNSEQRAADPQIYSENFPMAAIPSLNAELPRVEELAVVRRTSARATLQTTSSADLPTSGSRPTPTPNYQSVILTPNQLPIQTSRYAARPGAGCEQRRPAPHLLHFRPLPTMNSLNSSLL from the exons atgaagaaaaacaaggaagGTAGTTCGAAGAAGAGAATGACTGGGCGAAGCTATAAACAATGGCTAAAACAACGAGCACAACTAAGATCCAAACACTctg AAGATGCTGCTACAAAGGAAGATCAGTCGGCTGAAGAGCAAGAACACAAGGTGGAAGAAGTAAATGCACACAG GGTGGATGATCGAAGAGAGAAACAAATTTGTTCATCAAAGGAGAAT GACAAAAAGGTCACTGAGCCTTTTAAAGCAGAGCTTAAAGTTGACAGGACTCATGAAGCGAATTGTGTGCGCTCCAAACAGGATGATAAGAGTGAAGGTGAATCTAAGGACTGTTCAATATGCAAGCAGAAAGGAAATCTATT aTGCTGTGCTGGAAGAGGATGCAAAAGGAACTTCCATCTTTCTTGTCTTGTTCCCCCTGTGAGCTATTTTCCACCTGGAGCATGGTACTGTTATTGGTGTGTCAGAAGGAAGATGAAGTTAGGTGTTCATGCTATTTCTGAAGGAATAGAGTCCCTTTTGGATGTCAGGAAGCTTAGTTTGGTTAATGAAG TGGTACAAAAGCGGGAGTATTTAGTGAAGTACAAAGGTCTTGCTCATGTTCATAACCTCTGGATTACAGAGGAGCAGCTGCGTCTTGAGGCTCCAGCAGCCCTTGCAAGATTTAAGAAATATCACAAG AGTGTAAGTTGGAAAACTGAGTGGAGTGTTCCTCATCGTTTGCTAGACAAGAGGAAGTTAGCAGTTATAGATCACAACAACACTGATGTGCATGGAAATGATGAGAATGATGCAGATTGCGATTATGAGTGGCTTGTGAAATGGACAGGTCTTGACTACAGTCATGCCACATGGGAATTGGAGAATGCTTCATTTCTAGTGTCGCTTGAGGCAGTCAAACTCATGACTGATTATGAAATCCGTCATCAGCAGGCTAAGAAAGAAGTGCATCCTTTGACGGAAGATGAG AAAAGGAAAGCCAACTTTCCAGAACTACCGACACCTTTATTTGGAAGTACACCTCAAGTCTATAACAATCATCTTTCTTTTGTCAACAATCTTCGTAAATATTGGCAAAAGGGTAAGAGTGCTGTCATCATTGATGACCAG GAACGGATTTTGAAGGTGGTCTTATTTCTATTGTCCTTGCCCAAGGATGTTGGTCTTCCATTTCTCATAATCACAActtctgctgctcttcttcTGTGGGAAGCTGAGTTCTCACGTTGGGGTTATGCTAACATTGTTGTGTACAAAGGTAATAGAGATATACGGGCCATTATTAGGACACTCGAGTTTTACAACAAGCAAGGTGCCCTGATGTTTCAGGTTCTCCTGTCATGTTATGATGCTATTGTTGAG GATCTTGAAATGCTTAGACCAGTAGGCTGGGGAGCAGTAATTACAGATCAGTGTCAAGGTTCTTCCATGTCAATGCATCACTCACAAATTAAAGTGCTCATTGCTGATATGAGATTGCTTATTTTTCGTCAACTAGAG GATAGATGTGACAGAAGGTTCAATCGTTGCAACATTCTCTCGTTTCTTGATCCGAAAGACAAGGCCAACAATAAGCTGTTAGACACTGATTCCGACATAGATCTAACTGAATTCAAGAAAAGGCTTAAACACTTTGTTGCATATGAGTGCAAGTCCTCCGCTTCCAAGTTCATTGAATACTGGGTTCCTGTCAAACTCTCCAATGAACAAATTGAGCAATATTGTGCTTGCCTCTTTTCAAATTCAGCATGGCTTTGCTCAAGTCTGAAGAATGACTCACCAAGCTCCCTCTGTGATATTCTTGTATCTACCAGGAAG TGTTGTGATCACCCTTACCTCGAAGATCAATCTCTGCGAGATGTAGTTATGGATGGCATTCCTGTAGATCAGCACTTTGATGCTGAAATTAAACTAAGTGGCAAATTAGAACTCCTCAATAAAATTCTTCAGGAGATCAAACAGCAAGGACAAAGAGTCCTCGTTCTTTTCCGG TCTCTTGGTGGCTCTGGTGTTATTTCCATTGGGGACATCTTGGATGATTTTATTTATCGGAAGTTTGGTGGGGATTCTTATACGAGCATTAGTGGGAATGTTACTCGTAAAATGAAGGAAGCTACCTTGAACAAGTTCAACAATAAGGGAAGTGGGAAATTTGCTGTTTTGATGGAAACTCGTGCTTGTGTTCCCAGTGTCAAGCTTTTGGGaatagatataattattttgtttaacaGTGACTGGGACCCAAATAATGATTTAAGATCCCTGCAGAAGATTACAGTTTATTCACAGTCGGAACATATAAAGGTATTACGTCTATATTCATGTTTTACTGTTGAAGAGAAAGCACTAATTCTTGCAAAGCAAGGCCTGACAATTGACAGTAATATAGAGAATATGAAACAAGCAGCTTGCCATGAGCTGCTAACTTGGGGTGCCTCTTATCTTTTCAGTATGCTTGATTGTTTCCATGTACAATCTTCAATCTCAAAGAGATCATCTGAAGTTGCTGCTTTAGATGAGGTCTTTGCTGAATTTTTAGGCTTAATGTCTAGTAACTGTGAGAACACTGTTAATAACAGCGGTTCAAAGATATTGAAAGTACAGCAGAATGAAGGGACTTATCCAAGTAAAATATCTCTACTTGGTGAACTGGAAATGCAACAAATGGATGATTCTTCTTTTGTGAGAAGATTGCTGGAGAATGAATCTCCCCACGTTTTCTGGACAAATCTGCTGCATGGAAGGGTTCCTATGTGGAAACACTCGCCTAGTCCATCACGAGGGAATAGAAGGAAAGCTAGACTCCAGGGTGATGTGAATCAGCCATCTAAAGGGGAACAAGTTTCTAAAAAAGAGGGCAATAAAGTTCATCTTACTCCAGAGCCCAAGTTaaggaagaaaaggaaattgCATGTCCAGGGAAAACTTG GAACATCTCATCTTTCTGCTGGTGATAAGCATAAATGCAGGCGTCTTGCAACTAATTGTAGTCCTCAATGTGATAAACCACATCAGAGCCATGAGAATTGTATTAATTCTCCCAGTCACCAGATTCTAGATTCCATGAATCGGTCAATAGACTCTTCTATTCAGCAGTCTATAGGAAATTTGCCAATGCAACAACATGTGCGTATTGGAGCAGTGAATGGTACAAGTATGAAAAGCAGAAACAACCACGAAGATGATGCCTCTCCAAACACACCTAACCTACCTCAATCCCCTTACCTACACCCACTTCATATGGAGATGGAGAGGATACAAAAGGAGAGAGAACAAATTACGAAATTGCATGAACATGTG AAATTGCTCCTGCAATCTGAATTTGAGAAAGAACTAGATTCAATTATGAAGAAGTATGATTTGCTGCTTCAGATTGCTGAAATGGAATTATCTCAAAAGCAAGTAGATCTTGATACAGTCTACAAAAAAGTGCATGTGCATAAATTACTAGCCGAAGCCATGATACAAATACAAGATACTGCTGATTCAGTTGGGCCACTGGAGATGACTGTAG ATGTTGTTGGGAGTACTATTACTGGATCTGAAGAATCATTACCAAACAGACCAAGTAGTGTCCCAGCAGTTACTGCATCCATCTCAGAACCTGTCAACTCCGAGCAACGAGCTGCTGATCCTCAAATATACTCTGAGAATTTTCCAATGGCTGCCATTCCATCTTTGAATGCTGAATTGCCCAGAGTTGAAGAGTTAGCTGTAGTTAGACGGACAAGTGCAAGGGCCACCTTGCAAACAACATCCTCTGCTGATCTACCA
- the LOC101257710 gene encoding heavy metal-associated isoprenylated plant protein 39-like — MKKLILIKLDLQDVREKRKALKTVSALTGIDEISMDMKGKKLTVIGTVDPVNVVSRLRKFWWTEILIVGPAKTPEQEKKEEPKKEETKKEEPPKEEPKKEEPPKEETKKEEPPKEGAKKEEPPKEETKKEEPKKEEEEEDDDDDDYDDDDEEEIEGPKKEEVKKAQLQSQPQPRYLQPQSRYPQPQSLSYPQAAYRPYYPPPMHTYYQVHHSIEENPNACTIC, encoded by the exons ATGAAG AAACTTATTCTGATCAAACTGGATTTACAAGATGTTAGGGAAAAAAGAAAGGCCTTGAAGACAGTTTCCGCTCTAACAG GGATTGATGAGATTTCGATGGATATGAAAGGTAAGAAGTTAACCGTCATTGGTACAGTTGATCCAGTGAACGTAGTGAGTAGGCTACGTAAGTTTTGGTGGACAGAGATACTCATAGTAGGACCAGCTAAAACGCCCGAGcaagagaagaaagaagaaccTAAGAAGGAAGAAACCAAGAAAGAGGAGCCACCTAAAGAAGAACCAAAAAAAGAAGAGCCacccaaagaagaaacaaagaaagagGAACCACCAAAGGAGGGAGCAAAGAAAGAGGAACCACCCAAGGAGGAAACTAAAAAAGAAGAGCctaaaaaggaagaagaagaggaggatgacgatgatgatgactatgatgatgatgacgaagAAGAAATAGAAGGACCCAAAAAGGAAGAAGTGAAGAAAGCACAACTACAATCACAACCACAACCACGTTACCTTCAACCACAATCACGTTATCCTCAACCACAATCACTATCTTATCCACAAGCGGCTTATAGGCCATATTATCCTCCTCCTATGCACACATATTACCAAGTTCACCATAGCATAGAAGAGAATCCTAATGCATGCACTATCTGTTAA